One segment of Fusobacteria bacterium ZRK30 DNA contains the following:
- a CDS encoding GGDEF domain-containing protein, whose amino-acid sequence MDKLTDIYNRNYLLELFVKEFSKCLRHNINLVCLIIDLDNFKETNDTYGHLAGDYVLKTVSQLIKNKIRSEDIFGRYGGDEFLLILPYTSLNDGKKVAEKIKNKIKKKQFKNKGVNFRVTFSVGISKLDQSMKNIDDLIEKADISLYKSKKRR is encoded by the coding sequence ATAGATAAGCTAACTGATATTTACAATAGAAACTATCTTCTAGAACTGTTCGTGAAAGAATTTTCAAAATGTTTAAGACATAATATTAACCTGGTTTGTTTAATTATTGATTTAGATAACTTTAAAGAGACTAATGATACTTATGGACATTTAGCTGGTGATTATGTTTTAAAAACGGTTTCCCAACTTATAAAAAATAAGATTAGAAGTGAAGATATTTTTGGTAGGTATGGTGGAGATGAATTTTTGTTGATATTACCATATACCAGCTTGAATGATGGGAAAAAAGTAGCAGAAAAAATAAAAAATAAGATAAAGAAGAAACAATTTAAAAATAAAGGAGTGAACTTTCGTGTAACCTTTAGTGTGGGAATTTCAAAATTAGATCAGTCAATGAAAAACATAGATGACCTAATTGAAAAGGCTGATATTTCACTCTATAAATCAAAGAAAAGGAGATAA